One Sagittula stellata E-37 genomic window carries:
- the msrA gene encoding peptide-methionine (S)-S-oxide reductase MsrA: MNTIRILTTVAALIAGLAVQGQRAEAAELFVAGGCFWCVEADFEKVRGVDEVVSGYTGGSTKNPTYKQVSRGGTGHYEAVRINYDEGEVTARQLYDLFFRSVDPTDAGGQFCDRGESYRTAIFVTNAAQKQAAEAAKAEAEKALGKKIVTPILSAGPFYKAEDYHQNYYKGDSRTLTRFGPIKQKDAYKRYRDACGRDQRVKQLWGDAAPFVN, from the coding sequence ATGAATACGATCAGGATATTGACGACAGTCGCCGCGCTGATCGCGGGGCTAGCGGTGCAGGGGCAGCGCGCAGAAGCGGCGGAATTGTTTGTCGCGGGCGGCTGCTTCTGGTGTGTGGAGGCGGATTTCGAGAAGGTCAGGGGCGTCGACGAGGTGGTGTCCGGCTACACCGGCGGTTCGACGAAGAACCCGACCTACAAACAGGTTTCGCGCGGGGGCACCGGACATTACGAGGCGGTGCGCATCAACTATGATGAAGGCGAGGTGACGGCCCGCCAGCTCTACGATCTGTTCTTCCGCTCAGTCGATCCGACCGACGCCGGTGGCCAGTTCTGCGATCGTGGCGAAAGCTACCGGACCGCGATATTCGTCACTAATGCCGCCCAGAAGCAGGCAGCCGAGGCTGCGAAGGCCGAGGCCGAAAAGGCGCTTGGCAAGAAGATCGTCACACCGATCTTGAGCGCGGGACCGTTCTACAAGGCGGAGGACTACCATCAGAACTACTACAAGGGCGACAGCCGGACGTTGACGCGCTTCGGTCCGATCAAGCAGAAGGACGCCTACAAGCGGTATCGAGACGCCTGCGGCCGCGATCAGCGCGTCAAGCAGCTTTGGGGAGACGCCGCGCCCTTTGTGAACTGA
- the ilvA gene encoding threonine ammonia-lyase IlvA has translation MTEFQDIARAAETAMREVFPATPLLRNDHLSERFGAEVLLKREDLSPVRSYKLRGALNAMRKRPEVELYVAASAGNHAQGVAYMCRHFGVRGVIFMPVTTPQQKIQKTRMFGGAQVEIRLIGDYFDDCLHAAQAFCRDTGGHFLSPFDDDDVIEGQASVAAEIEVQLGRAPDHMVIPVGGGGLAAGILSYFGTDTQYTFVEPSGGACLRAALQAGRPVVLPTVDTFADGAAVAKIGERSFARLKGVGLANSLTIAEDRLCTTMLEMLNVEGIVLEPAGALSVDALKDLGQGISGRTVVCVTSGGNFDFERLPEVKERAQRYSGIKKYFILRLPQRPGALKDFLNMLGPEDDIARFEYLKKSARNFGSVLIGIETNAPESFDRLFGQLDANGFNYKDITDDEILSQFLI, from the coding sequence ATGACCGAGTTCCAGGATATTGCCCGCGCCGCCGAGACGGCCATGCGCGAGGTCTTCCCCGCGACGCCGCTCTTGCGCAACGATCACCTGTCGGAGCGCTTCGGCGCAGAAGTGCTGTTGAAGCGCGAGGATCTTTCGCCAGTGCGCTCCTACAAGCTGCGCGGCGCGCTGAACGCCATGCGCAAGCGTCCGGAGGTAGAGCTTTACGTGGCCGCCTCTGCCGGGAACCACGCGCAGGGTGTCGCCTACATGTGCCGTCATTTCGGGGTGCGTGGCGTGATCTTCATGCCGGTGACGACACCGCAGCAGAAGATCCAGAAAACCCGCATGTTCGGTGGTGCTCAGGTCGAGATCCGGCTGATCGGCGACTACTTCGACGATTGCCTGCACGCCGCGCAGGCCTTTTGCCGCGACACCGGCGGGCACTTCCTGTCGCCCTTCGACGACGACGATGTGATCGAGGGGCAGGCCTCCGTCGCGGCCGAGATCGAGGTCCAGCTTGGCCGCGCGCCCGATCACATGGTGATTCCGGTGGGCGGCGGCGGTCTGGCGGCGGGCATCCTGTCCTATTTCGGAACCGACACGCAGTATACCTTCGTGGAGCCTTCCGGCGGTGCCTGTCTGCGCGCGGCTTTGCAGGCGGGCCGTCCGGTTGTGTTGCCGACCGTCGATACCTTTGCCGACGGCGCCGCCGTGGCCAAGATCGGCGAACGCAGCTTTGCGCGACTGAAGGGCGTGGGGCTCGCCAATTCCCTGACCATCGCCGAAGATCGGCTGTGCACCACGATGCTGGAAATGCTGAACGTGGAGGGGATCGTCCTCGAACCCGCGGGCGCTTTGTCTGTCGATGCGCTGAAGGACCTTGGGCAGGGGATCAGCGGGCGGACTGTGGTCTGCGTCACCTCCGGCGGCAACTTCGACTTCGAACGCCTGCCCGAGGTGAAGGAACGCGCCCAACGCTACTCTGGCATCAAGAAATACTTCATCCTGCGCCTGCCGCAGCGCCCCGGCGCACTGAAGGATTTCCTGAACATGCTGGGTCCCGAAGATGACATCGCGCGTTTCGAGTACCTCAAGAAATCCGCCCGCAACTTCGGCTCCGTGCTGATCGGGATCGAAACGAACGCGCCTGAAAGCTTCGACCGCTTGTTCGGCCAGCTCGATGCGAATGGCTTCAATTACAAGGACATCACCGATGACGAGATCCTGTCGCAGTTCCTGATCTGA
- a CDS encoding argininosuccinate synthase — protein sequence MNAPKKVVLAYSGGLDTSIILKWLQTEYGCEVVTFTADLGQGEELEPARKKAELLGIKPENIYIEDVREEFVRDFVFPMFRANAVYEGLYLLGTSIARPLISKRLVEIAEETGADAIAHGATGKGNDQVRFELSAAALNPDIKCIAPWREWNLNSRTSLLTFAEENQIPIAKDKRGEAPFSVDANLLHTSSEGKVLEDPAENAPDYVYQRTVNPEDAPDTPEVIEITFEKGDAVAINGEAMSPATILTQLNEYGRKHGVGRLDFVENRFVGMKSRGIYETPGGTILLEAHRGIEQITLDSGAGHLKDSLMPRYAELIYNGFWFSPEREMLQAAIDKSQELVSGTVRLKLYKGSVRTVGRWSDASLYSEAHVTFEDDAGAYDQKDAAGFIQLNALRLRLLAARKRRLG from the coding sequence ATGAACGCGCCCAAAAAAGTCGTGCTGGCCTATTCCGGCGGCCTCGACACTTCCATCATCCTGAAATGGCTGCAGACGGAATACGGCTGCGAGGTGGTGACCTTTACCGCCGATCTCGGCCAGGGAGAGGAGCTGGAACCGGCGCGCAAGAAGGCGGAGCTGCTGGGGATCAAGCCCGAGAACATCTACATCGAAGACGTCCGCGAGGAATTCGTGCGCGATTTCGTCTTCCCGATGTTCCGTGCCAACGCCGTGTACGAGGGTCTGTACCTGTTGGGCACGTCCATCGCCCGTCCGCTGATTTCCAAGCGGCTGGTGGAGATCGCCGAGGAAACCGGCGCCGATGCCATCGCCCACGGCGCCACCGGAAAGGGCAACGACCAGGTGCGGTTCGAACTCTCTGCCGCCGCGCTGAACCCCGACATCAAGTGCATCGCGCCCTGGCGGGAATGGAACCTGAACTCGCGCACCTCGCTTCTGACCTTTGCCGAGGAAAACCAGATCCCGATCGCCAAGGACAAGCGGGGCGAGGCGCCGTTCAGCGTGGACGCGAACCTGCTGCACACCTCGTCCGAGGGCAAGGTGCTGGAGGATCCCGCCGAGAACGCCCCGGATTACGTCTATCAGCGCACGGTGAACCCGGAGGACGCGCCCGACACGCCCGAGGTCATCGAGATCACTTTCGAAAAGGGCGACGCGGTCGCGATCAACGGCGAGGCGATGAGCCCGGCAACGATCCTGACGCAGCTCAACGAATATGGCCGCAAGCACGGCGTGGGTCGCCTCGACTTTGTCGAGAACCGTTTCGTCGGCATGAAGTCCCGCGGCATTTACGAGACGCCCGGCGGCACGATCCTTCTGGAAGCGCACCGCGGGATCGAGCAGATCACGCTCGACAGCGGCGCGGGCCACCTGAAGGACAGCCTTATGCCGCGCTACGCGGAGCTGATCTACAACGGGTTCTGGTTCTCGCCCGAGCGCGAGATGCTGCAGGCCGCCATCGACAAGTCGCAGGAACTGGTGTCCGGCACCGTTCGGCTGAAGCTCTACAAGGGTTCGGTCCGCACCGTCGGTCGCTGGTCGGACGCGTCGCTTTATTCCGAAGCGCATGTGACGTTCGAGGACGACGCCGGCGCCTACGACCAGAAGGACGCCGCGGGCTTCATACAGCTCAACGCGCTGCGTCTGCGTCTGCTGGCCGCGCGGAAGCGTCGCCTGGGCTGA
- a CDS encoding DUF7282 domain-containing protein, giving the protein MKIQALAAALAVTATTAFAASHSMAPMVEAADQDVSNGVVSATKVVAPANGWMVVHRTDAEMKPGPVVGYAPLRMGENMDVAAILQEEVASGDMLMLMVHSEDGGMSTGVFEYTLGATEDGPIKPDGNLVMTTITAQ; this is encoded by the coding sequence ATGAAAATTCAAGCACTTGCCGCAGCACTTGCCGTCACCGCAACGACCGCTTTCGCAGCGAGCCACTCGATGGCGCCGATGGTCGAAGCGGCGGACCAGGACGTCTCCAACGGTGTCGTCTCTGCGACCAAGGTCGTCGCACCGGCCAACGGCTGGATGGTCGTGCACCGCACCGACGCCGAAATGAAGCCGGGCCCGGTCGTCGGCTACGCGCCGCTCCGCATGGGCGAGAACATGGACGTCGCCGCGATCCTTCAGGAAGAAGTCGCCTCCGGTGACATGCTGATGCTGATGGTGCACTCCGAAGACGGTGGCATGAGCACCGGTGTCTTCGAGTACACGCTTGGCGCCACCGAGGACGGCCCGATCAAGCCGGACGGCAACCTCGTGATGACGACCATCACTGCGCAATAA
- a CDS encoding ribokinase, which produces MTIFNLGSVNADLFYRLPHLPAAGETLAAAGFTRGLGGKGANMSVAAARAGAHCLHIGAVGADGAWAVERLTEYGVDTRQLREVEEPTGHAIVLLDAEGENSIVIFPGANHALSETHIAEAMGSATSNDIFLFQNETNAQRQAAEQASRLGMKVAYAAAPFSAEATLAVLPLLDVLILNAVEAQQLEQATGRAAESLPVRDVVITLGGDGCRWHNTDAGSVRDLSAPKVTPVDTTGAGDTFTGYLLAGLDRGMPMEQAIGLAQKAGALMVTRYGTADVIPDLKEVQEAFS; this is translated from the coding sequence ATGACGATCTTTAATCTCGGGTCCGTGAATGCGGACCTCTTCTATCGCCTTCCCCACCTTCCCGCCGCCGGAGAGACTCTGGCCGCCGCCGGTTTCACCCGCGGTCTGGGCGGCAAGGGCGCGAACATGTCCGTCGCCGCGGCCCGCGCGGGCGCACATTGCCTGCACATCGGGGCCGTCGGTGCAGATGGGGCGTGGGCGGTCGAACGGCTGACCGAATATGGCGTCGACACCCGCCAGTTGCGCGAGGTCGAAGAACCCACCGGCCATGCCATCGTCCTGCTGGATGCCGAGGGCGAAAACAGCATCGTCATTTTCCCCGGTGCGAATCATGCCTTGTCAGAGACACATATTGCCGAGGCGATGGGCAGCGCGACCTCGAACGACATCTTCCTCTTCCAGAACGAGACGAATGCCCAACGGCAAGCCGCCGAACAGGCCTCCCGCCTCGGGATGAAGGTGGCCTACGCCGCCGCCCCCTTCTCGGCCGAGGCGACTCTGGCGGTTCTGCCGCTGCTGGACGTTCTGATCCTGAACGCGGTAGAGGCGCAGCAGCTGGAACAGGCCACGGGCCGTGCTGCAGAGAGCCTGCCGGTCCGCGATGTCGTCATCACGCTGGGGGGCGACGGATGCCGCTGGCACAACACCGACGCCGGTTCGGTCCGTGACCTGTCCGCGCCAAAGGTCACGCCGGTCGACACGACGGGTGCAGGCGACACCTTCACGGGCTATCTGCTGGCCGGTCTCGACCGGGGCATGCCGATGGAGCAGGCGATCGGGCTGGCACAGAAGGCCGGGGCTCTGATGGTTACGCGCTACGGCACCGCCGACGTGATCCCGGACCTGAAAGAGGTCCAGGAGGCGTTTTCCTGA
- a CDS encoding PP2C family protein-serine/threonine phosphatase, with the protein MHAEEFIKSPVLTGSIRRVLVVDDSQLQLKIVGLVLARWGFEVLTATSGPEALRICAETPPDLVLSDWMMPGMDGLELCRRFRALDREKYGYFILLTSKSEKGDVAQGLDAGADDFLTKPVNNHELRARINAGERLLAMQRELSVKNRHLSVALEELREIHKAIDNDLRQARTIQQSLVPERVAEIASSRVSLLLHPCGHVGGDLVGMFRHGGDRLGLYSIDVSGHGITSAMVTARVAGYLSSTFPEQNLALQTMPGNRFAMREPAETARLLNQRLAADPGVEEYLTLAYVAADLHSGNMRLVQAGHSPALLLRADGRIEWIGDGGLPIGLVEEVSYEQHEFRMASGDMLLLYSDGFTEAVMKDGTMLGEDGLARLFRESAATGSGPDLMEDMFWRLTSEMENSEKLGDDVSAALLEFDVL; encoded by the coding sequence TTGCACGCCGAAGAGTTCATCAAGTCACCCGTTCTCACGGGCTCGATCCGGCGCGTTCTTGTCGTCGACGACAGTCAGCTTCAGTTGAAGATCGTCGGCCTTGTCCTCGCGCGGTGGGGGTTCGAGGTGTTGACTGCCACCTCCGGTCCCGAAGCGCTGCGCATCTGTGCCGAAACGCCGCCCGACCTCGTGCTCTCCGACTGGATGATGCCCGGCATGGACGGACTGGAACTGTGCCGCAGGTTCCGTGCCCTCGACAGGGAGAAATACGGCTATTTCATCCTTCTGACTTCGAAAAGCGAGAAGGGGGATGTGGCACAGGGGCTCGACGCCGGGGCCGACGACTTCTTGACGAAGCCGGTCAACAACCACGAACTGAGGGCGCGAATCAACGCTGGCGAACGCCTGTTGGCCATGCAGCGGGAACTGTCGGTTAAGAACCGGCACCTCTCGGTCGCGCTTGAGGAACTGCGCGAGATCCACAAGGCGATCGACAACGATCTCAGACAGGCACGCACGATCCAGCAGTCCCTGGTTCCGGAAAGGGTCGCGGAGATTGCCAGCTCTCGCGTCAGCCTGCTTTTGCATCCCTGCGGCCATGTCGGCGGCGACCTCGTGGGCATGTTCCGTCACGGCGGCGACCGGCTTGGCCTCTACAGCATCGACGTGTCCGGCCACGGGATCACCTCGGCGATGGTGACAGCGCGTGTGGCCGGCTATCTCTCCAGTACCTTCCCCGAACAGAACCTTGCCCTGCAGACCATGCCCGGCAACCGGTTTGCCATGCGTGAACCGGCGGAAACCGCGCGCCTCCTGAACCAGCGCCTCGCCGCGGACCCGGGGGTGGAGGAATACCTGACGCTTGCCTATGTCGCCGCCGATCTGCACAGCGGAAACATGCGGCTGGTGCAGGCGGGCCATTCCCCCGCGCTTCTCCTGCGCGCAGACGGACGGATCGAATGGATCGGCGACGGCGGCCTGCCCATAGGCCTTGTCGAGGAAGTCAGCTACGAACAGCACGAGTTCCGGATGGCCAGCGGCGACATGCTCTTGCTCTACTCCGACGGCTTCACCGAGGCGGTCATGAAGGACGGAACCATGCTGGGCGAGGACGGGCTGGCGCGGCTGTTCAGGGAAAGCGCGGCCACCGGCTCCGGCCCCGACCTGATGGAGGACATGTTCTGGCGCCTCACCAGCGAGATGGAGAATTCGGAAAAGCTGGGCGACGATGTCTCTGCCGCGCTGCTGGAGTTCGACGTTCTCTAA
- a CDS encoding NADP-dependent malic enzyme gives MAKVKFTREEALAFHLEPTPGKWEVQATVPMTTQRDLSLAYSPGVAIPCEDIAENPELAYDYTNKGNLVAVISNGTAVLGLGNLGALGSKPVMEGKSVLFKRFADVNSIDIELDTEDPEEIIKAVRLMGPTFGGINLEDIKAPECFIIEQTLKEQMDIPVFHDDQHGTAVICAAGLINALHLSGKKIEDVRIVLNGAGAAGIACLELLKSMGAKHENCIMCDTKGVIYQGRTEGMNQWKSAHAVKTELRTLEDAMKGADVFLGVSAKGAVTQQMVMDMADDPVIFAMANPDPEITPEEAHEVRADAIVATGRSDYPNQVNNVLGFPYLFRGALDIHARAINDEMKIACAEALAALAREDVPDEVGLAYGKTLSFGRDYIIPTPFDPRLIHRIPPAVARAGMDTGAARRPIVDMGAYTERLKARMDPTTPILRSINNRARAAQARMIFAEGDDPRVLRAAVLYQRNGFGKALVVGREADVKQKLEEAGLADAVRELEVVNAANSRHLQTYKDFLYERLQRRGMDRQDVHRLAARDRHVFGALMLAHGHGDGLVTGATRKSAHVLQLINHVIDADAKHGAAGVTAILHKGRIVMISDTLVHEWPNEEDLATIAERAADVARHLGLEPRVAFVSFSTFGYPVSERAEKMHLAPQVLDQRGVSFEYEGEMTVDVALNPKAQESYPFQRLTGPANILVVPARHSASISTKLMQELAGATIIGPILAGVDHSIQICSSASTANDILNMAVLAACKVG, from the coding sequence ATGGCAAAAGTGAAGTTCACCCGCGAAGAGGCGCTTGCCTTCCATCTGGAACCCACGCCCGGCAAGTGGGAGGTGCAGGCCACGGTTCCGATGACCACGCAGCGCGATCTGTCGCTTGCTTACTCACCCGGCGTGGCGATCCCCTGCGAAGACATCGCCGAGAACCCGGAACTGGCCTACGACTACACCAACAAGGGCAACCTCGTCGCGGTGATCTCGAACGGGACGGCTGTGCTGGGTCTCGGAAATCTCGGCGCGCTCGGCTCTAAACCGGTGATGGAGGGCAAGTCGGTTCTCTTCAAGCGGTTCGCCGACGTGAACTCCATCGATATCGAGCTGGACACCGAGGACCCTGAAGAAATCATCAAGGCCGTGCGTCTGATGGGACCGACCTTCGGGGGCATCAACCTGGAAGACATCAAGGCGCCGGAGTGTTTCATCATCGAGCAGACGCTCAAGGAGCAGATGGACATCCCCGTCTTCCACGACGATCAGCACGGCACTGCCGTGATCTGTGCTGCGGGCCTCATCAACGCCCTGCACCTGTCCGGAAAGAAGATCGAGGACGTGCGTATTGTCCTGAACGGTGCGGGTGCGGCGGGGATCGCCTGCCTCGAACTGCTCAAGTCCATGGGGGCCAAGCACGAAAACTGCATCATGTGTGACACGAAGGGCGTGATCTACCAGGGCCGCACCGAGGGCATGAACCAGTGGAAATCGGCCCACGCGGTCAAGACCGAACTGCGCACGCTCGAAGACGCGATGAAGGGGGCCGACGTCTTCCTCGGCGTGTCTGCCAAAGGTGCCGTCACGCAGCAGATGGTCATGGACATGGCCGACGACCCGGTGATCTTCGCCATGGCGAACCCCGATCCGGAAATCACGCCGGAGGAGGCCCACGAGGTCCGTGCCGACGCCATCGTGGCCACCGGCCGTTCGGACTATCCCAACCAGGTGAACAACGTCCTGGGTTTCCCCTACCTCTTCCGCGGGGCGCTGGACATCCACGCCCGCGCGATCAATGACGAGATGAAGATCGCCTGTGCCGAAGCGCTTGCCGCCCTCGCGCGTGAGGATGTGCCGGACGAGGTAGGCCTCGCCTATGGCAAGACGCTTTCCTTCGGGCGTGACTACATCATCCCGACGCCCTTCGACCCGCGCCTGATTCATCGCATTCCGCCCGCCGTGGCGCGCGCGGGCATGGACACCGGTGCAGCCCGTCGCCCGATCGTCGACATGGGCGCCTATACGGAACGGCTGAAGGCACGGATGGACCCGACCACACCGATCCTGCGGTCGATCAACAACCGGGCGCGTGCGGCGCAGGCCCGCATGATCTTTGCCGAGGGCGACGATCCCCGCGTGTTGCGTGCCGCGGTGCTGTACCAGCGCAATGGCTTCGGCAAGGCGCTGGTCGTGGGCCGAGAGGCGGACGTGAAACAGAAGCTGGAAGAAGCGGGCCTTGCTGACGCGGTGCGGGAACTCGAAGTGGTGAACGCCGCCAACAGCCGCCATCTCCAAACCTACAAGGATTTCCTTTACGAGCGCCTGCAGCGCCGGGGCATGGACCGTCAGGACGTTCACCGGCTTGCCGCGCGCGACCGCCACGTCTTTGGTGCGCTGATGCTGGCCCATGGTCACGGCGACGGGCTGGTCACGGGCGCGACACGCAAGTCGGCCCACGTGCTCCAGCTGATCAACCACGTCATCGACGCCGACGCCAAGCACGGCGCCGCCGGAGTCACCGCGATCCTGCACAAGGGGCGGATCGTGATGATCTCCGACACGCTGGTGCACGAATGGCCGAACGAAGAGGATCTCGCCACCATCGCCGAGCGTGCCGCCGACGTGGCGCGCCACCTGGGTCTTGAACCGCGTGTCGCCTTCGTCAGCTTTTCGACCTTCGGATACCCGGTGTCGGAACGGGCCGAGAAGATGCACCTCGCGCCGCAGGTTCTCGACCAGCGTGGCGTGTCCTTCGAATACGAGGGTGAGATGACGGTCGACGTGGCGCTGAACCCGAAGGCCCAAGAGTCCTACCCGTTCCAGCGTCTGACCGGACCGGCGAACATCCTCGTCGTTCCGGCGCGGCACTCGGCGTCCATCTCGACCAAGCTGATGCAGGAACTGGCGGGCGCGACGATCATCGGTCCGATCCTTGCAGGCGTCGATCACTCGATCCAGATCTGTTCGTCGGCGTCCACCGCGAATGACATTCTGAACATGGCCGTGCTTGCGGCCTGCAAGGTCGGCTGA
- a CDS encoding NUDIX domain-containing protein encodes MMRRYGDSPKAGQNYTFRPGVYVILPRAGKLLLTHQSTPYPEFQLPGGGVDPGEHPLTALHREVMEETGWRIADARRLGAFRRFTWMPEYEIWAEKLCVIYTARPVYALGDPTEPGHTAHWVPATVAAQELGNPGERDLVTRHIL; translated from the coding sequence ATCATGCGCAGATACGGGGACAGTCCGAAGGCCGGGCAAAACTACACCTTCCGCCCCGGCGTCTACGTCATCCTGCCACGCGCGGGGAAGCTGCTTCTGACCCATCAGTCGACCCCCTATCCGGAGTTTCAACTGCCCGGCGGCGGCGTCGATCCGGGGGAACATCCGCTGACCGCGCTGCATCGCGAGGTCATGGAGGAGACGGGCTGGCGGATCGCGGATGCCCGTCGGCTGGGCGCGTTCCGGCGCTTCACCTGGATGCCGGAGTACGAGATCTGGGCCGAGAAGCTGTGTGTCATCTACACCGCGCGACCGGTCTATGCGCTGGGCGATCCGACCGAACCGGGCCATACCGCGCACTGGGTGCCTGCCACCGTGGCCGCGCAAGAGCTGGGCAATCCCGGTGAGCGGGACCTTGTGACGCGCCACATCCTCTGA
- a CDS encoding SCP2 sterol-binding domain-containing protein, with the protein MSLTDIRDTMQRGLDKRPLDEVIKFDCGQDGSITLQDGQAVLEDRPAQCTIHMTADNLRKLIQGRMNPMTGFAMGKIRVSGDMALALKLGQLLG; encoded by the coding sequence ATGAGCCTGACAGACATTCGCGACACGATGCAGCGGGGGCTGGACAAGCGCCCGCTGGACGAGGTGATAAAGTTCGACTGTGGTCAGGACGGGTCGATCACGCTTCAGGACGGGCAAGCGGTGCTGGAAGACCGGCCCGCGCAGTGCACGATCCACATGACGGCGGACAACCTGAGAAAGCTGATCCAGGGCAGGATGAACCCGATGACCGGCTTCGCCATGGGCAAGATCCGCGTGTCCGGCGATATGGCGCTGGCGTTGAAGCTTGGCCAGCTTCTGGGCTGA
- a CDS encoding Hpt domain-containing protein, whose product MIDWMRVNELVDEIGAEDFDEVVELFLMEVDHAIGLLEEGASNPVVVEEQLHFLKGAALNLGFETMAQLCNKGEKAAAARRPDVVSAEEVRQIYASSRAQFERELPKRLAA is encoded by the coding sequence ATGATCGACTGGATGCGCGTGAACGAACTCGTCGACGAAATCGGAGCCGAGGACTTCGACGAAGTGGTGGAACTGTTCCTGATGGAAGTGGACCATGCCATCGGCCTGCTGGAGGAAGGCGCCAGCAATCCGGTGGTGGTCGAGGAACAGCTTCATTTCCTGAAGGGCGCGGCGCTGAACCTCGGGTTCGAGACGATGGCCCAGCTTTGCAACAAGGGAGAGAAGGCCGCCGCAGCCAGACGTCCGGACGTGGTTTCCGCCGAAGAGGTCCGACAGATCTATGCCAGCTCCCGTGCGCAATTCGAACGCGAACTGCCGAAGCGGCTGGCGGCCTGA